A genomic segment from Fundulus heteroclitus isolate FHET01 chromosome 6, MU-UCD_Fhet_4.1, whole genome shotgun sequence encodes:
- the nedd8l gene encoding NEDD8 ubiquitin like modifier, like, giving the protein MLIKVKTLTGKEIEIDIEPTDKVERIKERVEEKEGIPPQQQRLIYSGKQMNDEKTAADYKIQGGSVLHLVLALRGGSEAQSCGLRLSSWS; this is encoded by the exons ATGCTGATCAAAGTTAAG ACCCTGACCGGAAAGGAAATAGAGATCGACATCGAGCCCACAGACAAG GTGGAGCGGATTAAGGAAAGGGTCGAGGAGAAGGAAGGGATCCCCCCGCAGCAACAGAGGCTCATCTACAGCGGGAAACAAAT GAACGATGAGAAGACGGCTGCAGATTACAAGATCCAGGGCGGCTCGGTGCTCCACCTTGTGCTGGCGTTACGAGGAGGATCAGAAGCCCAGAGCTGCGGCCTACGCCTCTCCTCCTGGTCATGA